A region from the Microcoleus sp. AS-A8 genome encodes:
- a CDS encoding tyrosine-type recombinase/integrase, protein MCRVKGFWQLGKILNFTDYLSKNSAHNTTDWRQGFIDSLEEKECSDNTVSSYLSDINAFVKWFEKEQGEFLPKLVTAIDIRDYKRHLIEKDYKPKSVNRKLSTIRGFLTWAHEVKLTDSIPKIPKALKQQRERIRWLSRTEQHALLRRVERYGSARDLGAVKLLLNTGLRVSELVALRWCDITMSERKGNLIVRSGKGCKRREIPLNPDARSALCLLGWNEHQQTDKPIMIGQRGKMTRRGLENLVEKYRAKGLEELTCHSLRHTFCKNLVDAGVSLEKIAALAGHESLDTTRRYCEPSHHDLEKAVNLIGEEED, encoded by the coding sequence ATGTGTCGTGTCAAGGGGTTTTGGCAATTGGGTAAGATTTTAAATTTCACTGATTATCTCTCCAAAAACTCCGCACATAATACTACCGACTGGCGACAAGGATTTATCGACTCCTTAGAGGAAAAAGAGTGTAGTGATAACACTGTCTCTAGTTACTTAAGCGATATAAATGCTTTTGTTAAATGGTTTGAAAAAGAACAAGGTGAGTTTTTACCTAAGTTGGTTACAGCAATTGATATCAGAGACTATAAACGTCACCTAATAGAAAAAGACTACAAACCCAAAAGTGTAAACAGAAAACTATCCACTATCAGGGGATTTTTGACTTGGGCGCATGAGGTAAAGCTGACCGACAGCATCCCCAAGATTCCCAAAGCCCTAAAGCAACAGCGCGAGAGAATCCGCTGGCTTTCTCGCACCGAGCAACACGCTCTGCTGCGACGGGTGGAGCGCTATGGCAGTGCCAGAGACTTGGGGGCGGTAAAACTCCTCTTGAACACAGGGCTGAGAGTGAGCGAACTGGTAGCGCTGCGCTGGTGTGATATTACGATGTCTGAGCGTAAGGGCAATCTAATTGTGCGATCGGGCAAGGGCTGCAAGCGTCGGGAAATTCCCCTGAATCCAGATGCTCGGTCTGCCCTGTGCCTATTGGGATGGAATGAACACCAACAGACTGACAAGCCGATTATGATTGGGCAGCGGGGGAAGATGACCCGGCGCGGTCTGGAGAATCTTGTTGAAAAGTATCGGGCGAAGGGGCTGGAAGAGCTGACCTGTCACAGTCTCCGGCACACCTTTTGTAAGAACCTTGTGGATGCAGGCGTGAGCCTGGAGAAAATCGCAGCCTTGGCTGGTCATGAGAGCCTTGATACGACCCGTCGCTATTGTGAGCCTTCTCACCATGACCTTGAGAAGGCTGTGAATCTGATTGGGGAGGAGGAAGATTAA